From one Mycolicibacterium sp. HK-90 genomic stretch:
- a CDS encoding flippase-like domain-containing protein, producing MRVDGRDITVTGSLLQPPTRRTNDILRLTLAAIFLATVITSSLITRYEWVALERSISEIVGVLTPTQSNLVYLAYGVAILALPFVILVSLILGRQWKLLGAYAAAALITMLSLSITANGIAAPKWHFDLSDRLDSQLSQFLDDPRWIGMLAAVLTVSGPWLSRRLRRWWWTLLLAFVPIHLVVSAVVPARSLLGLAAGWFVGALVVWIVGTPALEVPLDGAVRALARRGFVVSALTVVRPAGAGPLMLDAASQDPDSSAVIELYGPNQRSGGAVRQVWRKLRLRSNETAPLQTSMRRAVEHRALMAIAIGDLGLASTSTMSVAALDRGWTLYAHNRKRGIALDRCTDEITVGRVWNALRTLHDHQISHGDLRSKEITVDDGAVLFSGFGSAEYGATDAQLQSDIAQLLVTTTALYDAESAVSAAIEAFGRDAVLTASRRLTKSAVPARVRADLPDAKAVMTAARDEVKHQTGADQIQAETITRFTRTQVIQLVLLVALVYVAYPFISTVPTFFSELRTMNWPWALLGLAVSALTYVGAAAALWACADGLVSFRNLSIMQVANTFAATTTPAGVGGLALSTRFLQKGGLSTMRATAAVALQQSVQVIVHVILLILFSTVAGASADLSHFVPSSTILYLIAGLALGLIGAFLAVPKLRGWLASSVRPKLEEVAADLIKLAREPQRLALIVLGAAGTTLGAALALWASVEAFGGDTSFVTVTVVTMIGGTLASAAPTPGGVGAVEAALIGGLAAFGVPAAIGVPAVLLYRVLTCWLPVFIGWPVMRWLTNNDMI from the coding sequence ATGCGCGTTGACGGACGGGACATCACCGTCACCGGCAGCCTGCTGCAACCACCGACCCGACGCACCAACGACATCCTGCGCCTGACGCTGGCCGCGATCTTCCTCGCCACGGTCATCACCAGCTCGCTGATCACCCGCTACGAGTGGGTCGCGCTGGAACGCTCCATCTCCGAGATCGTCGGCGTGCTGACCCCCACCCAGTCCAACCTGGTGTACCTGGCCTACGGCGTCGCGATCCTGGCCCTGCCGTTCGTGATCCTGGTCAGCCTGATCCTGGGCCGGCAGTGGAAACTGTTGGGCGCCTACGCGGCCGCCGCACTGATCACCATGCTGTCGCTGTCGATCACCGCCAACGGCATCGCCGCCCCCAAATGGCATTTCGACCTGTCCGACCGGCTGGACTCCCAGTTGTCGCAGTTCCTCGACGACCCACGCTGGATCGGCATGCTCGCCGCGGTGCTGACCGTGTCCGGGCCGTGGCTGTCCCGCCGGCTGCGGCGCTGGTGGTGGACGCTGCTGCTGGCATTCGTGCCCATCCATCTGGTGGTCAGCGCCGTGGTGCCGGCCCGCTCGCTGCTCGGTCTGGCCGCGGGCTGGTTCGTCGGCGCGCTGGTGGTGTGGATCGTCGGCACCCCGGCTCTGGAAGTCCCACTCGACGGCGCGGTCCGCGCCCTGGCCCGGCGCGGCTTCGTCGTCTCGGCGTTGACCGTGGTCCGCCCGGCCGGGGCCGGCCCACTGATGCTCGACGCCGCCTCGCAGGATCCCGACTCCAGCGCCGTCATCGAGCTCTACGGGCCCAATCAGCGCAGCGGCGGCGCGGTGCGCCAGGTGTGGCGCAAGCTGCGGCTGCGCTCCAACGAGACCGCCCCGTTGCAGACCTCGATGCGCCGGGCAGTCGAGCATCGCGCCCTGATGGCCATCGCGATCGGCGACCTCGGGTTGGCCAGCACGTCCACCATGTCGGTGGCCGCCCTCGACCGCGGTTGGACGCTCTACGCGCACAACCGCAAGCGCGGCATCGCCCTGGACCGGTGCACCGACGAGATCACCGTCGGCCGGGTCTGGAATGCCTTGCGCACCCTGCACGATCACCAGATCTCCCACGGCGATCTGCGCAGCAAGGAGATCACCGTCGACGACGGCGCCGTGCTGTTCAGCGGATTCGGCAGCGCCGAATACGGCGCCACCGACGCGCAGTTGCAGTCCGACATCGCCCAACTCCTGGTCACCACGACCGCGCTGTACGACGCCGAATCGGCGGTGAGCGCGGCGATCGAGGCGTTCGGCCGCGACGCGGTCCTGACCGCCTCCCGCCGGCTGACCAAGTCCGCGGTGCCCGCCCGGGTGCGCGCCGACCTGCCCGACGCCAAGGCCGTCATGACCGCCGCCCGCGACGAGGTCAAACACCAGACCGGCGCCGACCAGATTCAGGCCGAGACGATCACCCGGTTCACCCGGACCCAGGTGATCCAGCTGGTCCTGCTGGTCGCCCTGGTCTATGTGGCCTACCCCTTCATCAGTACGGTGCCGACGTTCTTCTCGGAGCTGCGCACGATGAACTGGCCGTGGGCGTTGCTCGGCCTGGCGGTGTCGGCCCTGACCTACGTGGGCGCGGCGGCGGCGCTGTGGGCGTGTGCCGACGGGCTGGTGAGCTTCCGCAACCTGTCGATCATGCAGGTGGCCAACACCTTTGCCGCCACCACCACGCCCGCCGGGGTCGGCGGCCTTGCCCTGAGCACCAGGTTCTTGCAGAAGGGCGGGCTGAGCACCATGCGGGCCACCGCCGCGGTGGCGCTGCAGCAGTCGGTGCAGGTGATCGTGCACGTGATCCTGCTGATCCTGTTCAGCACCGTGGCCGGCGCCTCGGCCGACCTGTCGCACTTCGTCCCGAGCTCGACGATCCTGTACCTGATCGCCGGGCTCGCGCTCGGGTTGATCGGCGCGTTCCTGGCGGTGCCGAAACTGCGCGGCTGGCTGGCGTCGTCGGTGCGGCCCAAACTCGAAGAGGTCGCCGCCGACCTGATCAAGCTGGCCCGCGAACCGCAGCGGCTGGCCCTGATCGTGCTGGGCGCGGCGGGTACCACCCTCGGGGCGGCACTGGCCCTGTGGGCCAGCGTCGAGGCCTTCGGCGGCGACACCTCGTTCGTCACCGTCACGGTGGTGACGATGATCGGCGGCACCCTGGCGTCGGCCGCCCCCACCCCCGGCGGCGTGGGCGCCGTCGAGGCGGCCCTGATCGGCGGCCTGGCGGCCTTCGGCGTGCCCGCCGCCATCGGCGTGCCCGCGGTGCTGCTCTACCGGGTGCTGACCTGCTGGTTGCCGGTGTTCATCGGCTGGCCGGTGATGCGCTGGCTGACCAACAACGACATGATCTAG
- a CDS encoding bifunctional serine/threonine-protein kinase/transporter substrate-binding domain-containing protein, which produces MDGTPFGHYQLQKLIGRGGMGEVYQAYDADTDRIVALKVLPPHLAQDATFQERFRRESHAAAGVSNPHVVPIHGYGEIDGRLYLDMRLIEGRNLGAMLTKAGKPLDLAFVVSMIEQVAEALDGAHQAGLIHRDVKPSNILIAGNDFVYLIDFGLARTAGESGMTTAGSTLGTLAYMAPERFDSGKVDPRSDVYALACVLYECLTGVRPYPADSLEQQIAGHMVSPPPRPSDKDPRLAAFDEVIAKGMAKKPSKRYQSAGALAKAAKDALAVPMRNTGRSGRHSAQRVPTRARVSREVAAIVGATVLVAAVCAVGVWQLRDTGSKPDPSLADSASGSGPVQTPTGAVDEIAKTVPAEIRDTGRLVIGVNVPYAPNEFKNSSGEIVGFDVDLMKAVARTMGLVPDFRETGFEGILPSVADGNFNVGMSSITDTAEREEQVDFVTYFQAGTLWARRAGTAADPGSACGLRVGVAYSTIQETEEIPAKSDACVAAGLPPIDEVVRTHQDEVTAALIAGEVDAMTADSPVAGFAIKLSGGALEPAGEVFDSAPYGWPVAKGSRLAESLRLALEHVMNSGEYRTIATMWGVEMGMITQPVINGAFR; this is translated from the coding sequence GTGGACGGGACACCATTCGGGCACTATCAGCTGCAGAAGCTGATCGGCCGGGGCGGAATGGGTGAGGTCTATCAGGCCTACGACGCCGACACCGACCGCATCGTCGCGCTCAAGGTGCTGCCGCCGCACCTGGCCCAGGACGCCACGTTCCAGGAGCGGTTCCGCCGGGAATCGCATGCCGCGGCCGGGGTCAGCAATCCGCATGTGGTGCCGATCCACGGCTACGGCGAGATCGACGGCCGGCTGTATCTGGACATGCGGCTGATCGAGGGGCGCAATCTCGGGGCCATGCTCACCAAGGCCGGCAAGCCGTTGGACCTGGCGTTCGTGGTCAGCATGATCGAGCAGGTGGCCGAGGCCCTGGACGGCGCACATCAGGCCGGGCTGATCCACCGCGACGTCAAGCCGTCGAACATCCTGATCGCCGGCAACGACTTCGTGTACCTGATCGATTTCGGGCTGGCCCGCACCGCGGGTGAGTCGGGGATGACAACGGCGGGCAGCACCCTGGGCACGCTGGCCTACATGGCGCCGGAGCGGTTCGACAGCGGCAAGGTCGATCCGCGGTCGGATGTATACGCGTTGGCGTGCGTGCTCTACGAATGCCTCACCGGCGTCCGGCCCTACCCGGCCGACAGCCTCGAACAACAGATCGCCGGGCACATGGTGTCCCCGCCGCCGCGGCCGTCCGACAAGGACCCGCGCCTGGCGGCGTTCGACGAGGTGATCGCCAAGGGCATGGCCAAGAAGCCGTCCAAGCGCTACCAGAGCGCGGGGGCGCTGGCGAAAGCGGCAAAGGACGCGCTGGCGGTCCCGATGCGCAACACCGGACGTTCGGGACGGCATTCGGCGCAGCGGGTGCCCACCCGGGCGCGGGTCTCCAGGGAGGTGGCCGCGATCGTCGGTGCCACCGTGCTGGTGGCCGCGGTGTGCGCGGTCGGGGTGTGGCAGCTGCGTGACACCGGGTCGAAGCCCGATCCCAGCCTGGCCGATTCGGCCTCGGGATCGGGTCCGGTGCAGACGCCGACGGGTGCGGTGGACGAGATCGCGAAGACGGTTCCGGCCGAGATCCGCGACACCGGTCGGCTGGTGATCGGGGTGAATGTTCCCTACGCGCCCAACGAGTTCAAGAACTCCAGCGGCGAGATCGTCGGGTTCGACGTCGACCTGATGAAGGCCGTGGCGCGCACCATGGGGTTGGTGCCCGACTTCCGCGAGACCGGCTTCGAGGGAATCCTGCCCTCGGTGGCGGACGGCAACTTCAACGTCGGCATGTCGTCGATCACCGACACCGCCGAACGCGAGGAGCAGGTGGATTTCGTCACCTACTTCCAGGCCGGCACGTTGTGGGCGCGGCGGGCCGGGACGGCAGCCGATCCGGGATCGGCGTGTGGGCTGCGAGTTGGCGTGGCGTACAGCACGATTCAGGAGACCGAGGAGATTCCGGCCAAATCCGACGCGTGCGTGGCGGCCGGACTGCCGCCGATCGACGAGGTGGTGCGCACCCATCAGGACGAGGTGACGGCCGCGCTGATCGCCGGTGAGGTCGACGCCATGACGGCCGATTCCCCCGTCGCCGGGTTTGCGATCAAACTCAGCGGCGGCGCGTTGGAGCCGGCCGGCGAGGTGTTCGACTCCGCGCCCTACGGCTGGCCGGTGGCCAAGGGTTCGCGTCTGGCCGAGTCGTTGCGGTTGGCGCTGGAGCACGTGATGAACTCCGGCGAATACCGCACCATCGCCACGATGTGGGGTGTGGAGATGGGCATGATCACCCAGCCGGTGATCAACGGGGCGTTCCGGTAA
- a CDS encoding sensor domain-containing protein has translation MSVRRATITATLAIALAGATLTGCTRDNAEPDDGTQVDVLGSMLAGESELNTIMGTTGLRPKTALRQPAGLDADERASRPVCLAVIGNAMDEMYRDSGFRQFRESLFADEGNALEVDQAVTTFDTPTAARTLVARTIDAWRQCAGDTLTLTYVGDRAPSSYLLGSPSVVDDIDVTHDQSPDAPEQGSRRAILAVENMVVDVRITGMNLTDGHVVKLAKAIAGRNAV, from the coding sequence GTGAGCGTTCGGCGGGCGACGATCACAGCCACACTGGCCATCGCACTGGCAGGTGCGACGCTCACGGGCTGCACTCGCGACAACGCCGAACCCGACGACGGCACGCAGGTCGACGTGCTGGGCAGCATGCTGGCCGGCGAATCCGAACTCAACACCATCATGGGCACCACCGGCCTGCGTCCCAAGACGGCACTTCGGCAGCCCGCCGGACTGGACGCCGACGAGCGTGCCTCACGCCCGGTCTGCCTGGCCGTCATCGGCAACGCCATGGATGAGATGTACCGCGACAGCGGGTTCCGGCAGTTCCGCGAATCGCTGTTCGCCGACGAGGGCAACGCGCTCGAGGTCGATCAGGCCGTCACCACCTTCGATACCCCCACGGCGGCAAGAACACTCGTGGCCCGCACGATCGACGCCTGGCGACAGTGCGCCGGCGACACCCTCACCCTCACCTACGTCGGCGATCGCGCGCCCAGCTCGTACCTGCTGGGCAGTCCGAGCGTCGTCGACGACATCGACGTCACCCACGACCAGTCGCCTGATGCTCCGGAGCAGGGCAGCCGCCGCGCCATCCTGGCTGTCGAGAACATGGTCGTGGACGTCCGGATCACCGGCATGAACCTCACCGACGGCCACGTGGTGAAGCTGGCCAAGGCCATCGCCGGACGCAACGCGGTCTGA
- a CDS encoding sensor domain-containing protein → MSIDPRAAAAALCAAVLAACTPALPDSDGPQVDVLGSMLAGESEINALMHAEVRPKTALRSPMTNANYEPVSRPECMVVIGNAMEWVYRDSGYREFRETQLADDADDVEVDQAVARFDSPKAAKALVARTVDIWRRCGNDTLTFSYDGGETQDVRRMAAPTVLDGVDVTHDEPVDVDDRITRRAILAVDSFVIDLRISGYDINDRQTVQLARIIAGRNAL, encoded by the coding sequence ATGAGCATCGACCCGAGAGCAGCCGCCGCGGCGCTGTGCGCGGCCGTGCTCGCCGCCTGCACGCCGGCCCTCCCTGATTCGGATGGTCCGCAGGTCGACGTGCTGGGCAGCATGCTGGCCGGCGAGTCCGAGATCAACGCCCTGATGCACGCCGAGGTGCGGCCGAAGACCGCCCTGCGCAGCCCGATGACCAACGCCAACTACGAGCCCGTGTCCCGCCCCGAGTGCATGGTCGTCATCGGCAACGCGATGGAGTGGGTGTACCGCGACAGCGGCTACCGCGAGTTCCGTGAAACGCAGCTCGCCGATGACGCCGACGACGTGGAGGTCGACCAGGCCGTCGCCAGGTTCGACAGCCCGAAGGCGGCCAAGGCGCTGGTGGCGCGCACGGTCGACATCTGGCGCCGCTGCGGCAACGACACGCTGACCTTCAGCTACGACGGCGGCGAGACGCAGGATGTTCGCCGGATGGCCGCGCCGACCGTGCTCGACGGCGTCGACGTGACGCACGACGAGCCGGTGGACGTCGACGACCGCATCACCCGCCGCGCGATCCTGGCCGTCGACAGCTTCGTCATCGACCTGCGGATCAGCGGATACGACATCAATGACCGCCAGACCGTGCAGCTGGCCAGGATCATCGCCGGCCGCAACGCGCTCTGA